The following DNA comes from Bathymodiolus thermophilus thioautotrophic gill symbiont.
GTGGCGTTACAGTTTCTTCAACTCCATTAACTGAAACAATAGTCAATGCAAAAAACGAAGGCGTTGGCAAGGCATTTGGCGTTAATGACATTATTAGCATCCCTAAAGCTATAATTGACAAAAACGGTAAAGTTACTCAGGATGCTGATAACTATGGTCAAGTTTTGGCGGCAGTTTCTGGTGTAGGTACGATTAAAGATGTTGTTGAAAAATACGATACCATAGGTGAATGGGATACTGCAACACAAAACGACGGTACTTTTAAGGATGCGGTAAAACAAGAATTTGTTAATGGCGCTGCCAAAGTAGTGACGAACAATGATGAGATTAATGATATTGCTTTAAATGCAGTATTAACAGGCAATGGCAGTATTACAGCACAAGTATTTATTACTATCACTAGCAATAAAACAGGCATTGCAGGCAATGAAGTTACCTTTACATTTACATTTAGTAATGCACTGGCAAATCTATCGGATTTTACTGTTAGCGACATTGGCATTACTGGTGGCACTGTGGCTAGTTCATTTAAAACGGGCGCAACGACTACTGTTTATCAATTAGTTGTTACCCCAAATGCCAATACAGAAGGCAACATAATAATAAGTGTTGATGCCAAACTGAGTAAATACACCTCGGCAATAAACTTTACTCAAGCCTACGATGTTAAAGCCCCAACCACTCCAGAAAATTTAGTATTGGCAACCAATGACGACACAGGTCTCAGTGATAGCGATAACATAACCAACAAAACCACTGTAACTATTACTGGTAAAGCAGAAGCAGGTTCAATGGTAGAGTTGTTTAACGGCAACACTTCGTTAGGCGAAAAAATCACTGCTGATAGTAACGGAAATTTCAGTAAAACAGTTACTTTAGCGGCAAACGCAACAACAAATATTACCGCCAAAGCAACCGATGCTATTGGTAACACAAGTGTTGCTTCTAGCGCTTTGTTAGTGAGCGTGGATACTACAGATCCTACTTTCACCAGTGGCAACACAGGCGCAAGTGTTGTCAATCAAATCAACCCTGTTTATAATGCAGAAGTTGACGACGGCGATACCAGTGTTAAATATACACTTAGAACAGCCGATTTACTTAAATTTAACATTAATGCAGATAGCGGTATCGTTACTTATAAAACCGCCCCAAGTGCGATTACCGCCACACTAGACAACATTGTCATCACTGCTACTGACATCGCAGGCAATAGCCAAACCCACAATGTAGCAATAGCGATAGTGAACAATCCATTGGTCATTATTACCAGTAACAAGCCTAATGGCACCAATGGTGCATTTGAACTAACCTTTACCTTTACTGAAAAAGTAAACGGTTTTGAACTGAGCGACATTGTCTTTACAGGTGCAGGCACGAATGATGCAAACATCAGCAAAGGCACTTTAACAACCGCCTCTTCAGGGGCTAATCAAAATAAAGTTTTCACCTTAATGGTCACCCCAGAAACCGCACTCACAGATGGCGACATTACCGTTGATGTCGCTGCCAATGTAGCAACAAGTGCAACTTCCAATCAAGCCAATATTGTCGCCGCTCAACTTATCCAAAAATTTGACGAGACCAAGCCAGCGACACCAAACGCTATATTAACAGACAGCGGTAGCAATACAACAGACGGTATTACCAATGATGCTACCATCAGTGTGCCTGCTAATACAGAAACCAATGCAACGGTAGAATACAAAATTAACGAGGGTGCTTGGCATCAAATCTACACCAAACCCACAACAGGTGGCACCTACACAGTGAAAGTAAGGCAAACAGACAGAGCAGGCAATGTTTCCGACGAACAGTCTATTGTCTTTACACTAGACACCACAATACCAATAGTTAACACAACAACCATCACTGCAACAAACGCTACTGGTACTGCCAAGACTGATGTACTGGGTGTGGGTGATAAAGTCATTGTTACTGTTACCCTGAGTGAAATTGTTGTGGTAACTGGCACACCTACTTATACTATTAATGTGGGTGGTGTGAACAAAGCCGCTATTTACTCAAGTTCTTCTAGTGATACTTTGGTATTTAGTTATACCATTGTTGCTGGTGATAACGACTCTGCTGGTGGTATTACTGCTGGCGTTAATGCATTGCTCTTAGCAGGTAGCACTCTTAAAGATAAGGCTGGTCATGACGCTGTTCTAACAACACCTGCTGTTACAGATAATGGCAGTAAAGCACAATGGGCGACTGGCGCTAGTGCTAGCAGTCAATCTAATTCTGCTAATTATGGGGCTAATGAAGCAATTGGTGCACCCGATTCATCATTAAATCTTGATGACAATGAAGCGCAAGTCGGTAATTCATGGTCAGAAAATTGGGATGACAGATCAAAAATAAACACACTTACTTTAACTTACGATACTGCGGTTTTTATTCAGAAAATTGTTGTTAGAGAAACATATAAAACAGGTGCCATTAAAACAGTAGAAGTATTTAAAGACGGCAATTTTGAAACGGTTTACACTAAATCAGGAGCAACTGAAACGGGTGGCAAAATGGAAGGTGTTGTTGCAGGCAAGGTTAGTGATACAGAAATTATACTTGACAATATACTGAGTTATAAATCAGAAAAAATTCGTATTAGCGTTGGTAGTGATGGTGTATCTGAATCTAATTTGATTGATGCAGTTCAATTGATAGGACTCATGGGGCTTGCTGTTGATACTACTGCACCTATACTTTTTAGTGCCATTATCAATGATAAGACCTTGGTACTTACCTATGATGAATCTTTAGACGCTACCCATGTGCCTATACTTGAAGACTTTGCCCTGAATGTAAATGGTAGTGTTATTGAGAATGCCTTTGAAGGTAATATCGTGATTAACGCTAAGACTATTACTTTGACTTTAACGAACGCCATTGCCATTGGTGCCTCTTCCATACTGCTTAATTATGTTGATTCTACAGGCAATGACACCAATACTATTCGAGATACGGCAGGCAATAGAGCTGCAAGGATAACCGGCCAAAGTGTTGAGAATAACATTGTTGCCGACACCACTGCACCTATATTTACCAGTGCTGCTGTTGATGACACGACCTTAGTCCTTACCTATAACGAAGTCTTAGACGCTGGCAATATACCTGCGACTAGCGCTTTTACCCTTGAAGTGGATGGCAATACTGTTGTGGATGCTTTTACAGGTGTTGCCGTGGTTGATGCCATGGCCAAGACTGTTACCCTAACTTTAGCAAGTGCTGTTATTAACGGTGCCACTGTACGGATTAGTTATATTGATACCACTACAGGTGATGACACTAGCGCCATTCAAGATACAGCAGGCAATGATGCAGCAAGCATTAGCAACAAAAATGTTGTTAATAACACACCTTTTGCTGTTGATTTAGATCCTGCGACAGGCATTCAAATCAGTAGTTCAGTAGCAAGTAGTGCAACAAAAATTGCAATAGGTGTCGCCTTTGATGCAGATATTGCAGATGCCACCAGTGCGGTTATTAAATCTATTAAAGTTATATTGGGTGGCACTGGTTTGAATACCACACATGACAAATTAGTACTAGACAACGACATTGCATTAAATAGCGATATTACCAAAGTAACAGGCAAAACCATTGGCACGGTAACAGGCTTAGAATACACTTACACAAAGACTTCTCAAACCTTGCTCATCAGTAAAACCACAGATACTTTTACGGCTATTGAGGTGGCAAAAGTGGTGGAGGCCATCAAACTTAAAAATATTGATGCGGATTCTCAACTTGGTATTAGAACCGCTACCATTACTTATACAGATACTGCTGGCAATGAGTCAAACTCAGCGATTGCTTCGTTAGAAGTGGCGGCGCCTCGTGGCTTTATTCTCAATGGTGAGATGGCTAACGACCAAAGTAGCTATTCACTCTCCAACGCAGGCGATGTGAATGGTGATGGCTTGGATGATTTGATTATTGGTACTCCTAATGCCACTCCAGATGGCAGGATAAATGCAGGTAAATCCTATGTCGTGTTTGGTAAAACCACAGGCGCCGCTATTGATCTAAGTGCTATTACCTCTGGCACAGGAGGCTTTGTTATTAATGGTGAGACAGGGCGTACTCCGGGTGGCTTTGATGATGATTCTGATCACAGTGGCTTTTCAGTCTCCAGCGCAGGCGATATGAATGGTGATGGCTTGGATGATTTAATTGTTGTCGCTGATAATTTGTATGATTTTGAAAAAAAACCCTATGTCATCTTTGGCACAACCAGCACCACAGCAATTAACCTATCCACCATTGCCAATAGCACAAAGGGCTTTACTATTGTCAGCGATTCAGTAAATGATTCTGGTCAAATGGTAGTCTCTAGCACAGGCGATGTGAATGGCGATGGTTTGGATGATTTGATTATTGGTATTCAAAGTGCTGATCCAGACAATAGGAGTCGTGCAGGTAAATCCTATGTCGTGTTTGGTAAAACCACAGGCACAGTTGTCGATCTAAACATTATAGCCTCTGGCACAGGGGGCTTTGTTATTAATGGTGAGGTGGCGAATGATAGGAGTGGTAGCTCAGTCTCTAACGCAGGCGATGTGAATGGTGATGGCTTGGATGATTTGATTATTGGCGCTAACTATGCTAGTGACTACAAAGGAAAAACCTATGTGGTCTTTGGCACAACTGACACCACAGCAATTGAGTTATCTGCTATTGCCAGTGGCACAGGAGGTTTTGTTATTAATGGTAAGGCAGAAAAAGGCTATAGCGGTACTTCGGTCTCCAGTGCAGGCGATGTGAATGGTGATGGCTTGGACGATTTGCTTGTTGGTGCTCATATTACCGATTCAAATGGTAAATCAAATGCAGGTAATTCCTATGTCGTCTTTGGCACAACCAACACCACGGCAATTGATCTATCTGCTATTGCCAGTGGCACAGGGGGCTTTGTTATTAAAGGCGAGTCAGTGGATGATAGAAGTGGCTTTTCAGTCTCCGGTGCAGGCGATGTGAATGGCGATGGCTTGGATGATTTGCTTGTTGGTGCTTATTATGCCAATAATCAAAAAGGAAAAACCTATGTGGTTTTTGGCACAGCCGACACCACAGCAATTGACCTATCTGCTATTGTCAGTGGCACAGGAGGCTTTGTCATTCATGGTGAAACAGCAGGGGACGAAAGTGGCGCTTCAGTCTCCGGCGCAGGCGATGTGAATGGCGACGGCTTAGATGATTTGCTTATTAGTGGTACTTATGCCGATCCAAATGGTAAATCAGGCGCAGGTAAATCCTATGTCGTGTTTGGCAAAACCGATACCGAAGCTATTGACTTAACCAAACTTAGTGGCAACTCAAAATACGCTATCGATTATCTCGGCAATGAAAACGCCAATACCCTTACAGGCACCAATAGCAACGAAATCTTCGTTGCTGATGCAGACAATGACATACTGATAGGTAACGGCGGTATGGATGTCTTTAACGCAGGATCAGGCGATGACACCATTATCATTAATGCCAGTAACATCGCCGCATTGGCACAAATGGGTGCAGGTAACCGCTCTCGTGTGGATGGTGGTGGTAATACTGACACACTAAAATTAGACGGCAGTGATTTAACCCTAGATTTAACCAACATCAGTAACAGACGCATTCAAGATATTGAAGTAATTGACATCACTGGTTCAGGTAATAACACTTTAAAACTTAATCTTAATGACTTGCTAGACAGCTCTAGCGCCACCAATATCCTAAAAGTAATCGGCAATTCAGGTGACAAAGTTGATATAACAGTTGACAGCACTCACTTTATCAAAGGCGCTGGCATCACACAAGACAGCATTCAATACGATGTGTATGCTCACAGCCGTGCCGATAGCGATGCTCATGCTGCACTTTGGGTTCAACAGGATGTTAGTATTATTTGATAAAATAAAAACCACAGCGAGGTTTTTATGTCAATAGTTGACCCTTGAAAACCACTTGGCCACTACTTGATTTGTCATAATAACAAGTAAACCAATTTTTGGTAAGGTGGCGCTTTTTTTTGGTCGTTTTGCTTAAAAATATGTTAACCGAGTCTTTAACAATATCTACCAAAAAGGACTTGCTGTGTGAGGACTATCTCCTCGTTCCGAGTTCTGCTTGAGAATGTATGCACTACCATTCTTTGTTTTTATTTGTTTTTATGCGTTTAAAAGGATGGGTTACAAACCCATCCCTACCCATGGCATGGTGTGTATTATTTGGGAATGTGGGTCTTTTTTAATTTCTCGCTTTGTCTTTTTTTTACAAAAAAAAGTTTGAAAGTTACTGGGGCAATAAGCAACATGCGCTAATCTATAGTTTGCTCAATAAGATGGCAGAGTGTGTGACCAAGTACAATGTGCATTTCTTGGATGCGTGGGGTGTCTTCACTAGGAATGACTAGGTTGATGTTGCATAAGTCGTTCATTTTGCCACCTTGTCTACCGCTAAAGCCGATGAGTTGGCAACCTGAGTTTTTGGCGGCTTGTAGTCCGTTGATAACATTCGTGCTGCTGCCGCCGGTGCTGATGCCGATAGCGATATCGTTTTTATTTGCTAGGGCTTCTACTTGGCGAGAAAAAATAAATTCATAGCCATAGTCATTGCCAATTGAAGTGAGGGCTGAGGTGTCGGTTGTAAGGGCGATGGCGGCTAGGCCTCGGCGTTCAGTTTTGTATCGGCCTACGAGTTCTGCGGCGATGTGTTGTGCGTCAGCGGCACTGCCACCGTTGCCGAATATGAGGATTTTGCCGCCATTGTTAAGGCTGTTTGTGCATAAATTAACTGCCATTTCGAGTTGAGTACTGATGGCGTCCATTGTTGCTTGTGTTGTTTTTAGGTGTGCGTTAAATTCAGATTCAATGACGGATTGCATAATTATTTTCCTTGTTGGATTTTTTCAATGGTTTTGGTGGTGCTTTTACCGTTGACAAATTGCACCAATTTTAATTCCTCTACAATGTCCTGCCCTACTACCTCTTTGCCTGCATAATCTCCGCCTT
Coding sequences within:
- the gmhA gene encoding D-sedoheptulose 7-phosphate isomerase; translated protein: MQSVIESEFNAHLKTTQATMDAISTQLEMAVNLCTNSLNNGGKILIFGNGGSAADAQHIAAELVGRYKTERRGLAAIALTTDTSALTSIGNDYGYEFIFSRQVEALANKNDIAIGISTGGSSTNVINGLQAAKNSGCQLIGFSGRQGGKMNDLCNINLVIPSEDTPRIQEMHIVLGHTLCHLIEQTID
- a CDS encoding SwmB domain-containing protein, whose translation is MQAKTSKEVTILQNKAQKLADKLNEEIVTITRDTQHIQVQVGTVYQLNIEDFDAKKLNLIAKKVGDDLEVVLEEGTVVFDNYFAVCATDLSCLVSLPAEDGELYHVIADTFFTLEDGTQVVYFYGEHSIVSTESSATSADNNQSFMDVVNSNIAIVAAVVVAAVVVASSGSGNSDGDSDSDGNSNFFVTLMAGPVLDNTGIKIAAYDKDGKLIAEGEKQADGRYKFDKSKITGIVIFKAYDTDDAVDYQDEKGNKMDLDIALLAVTNTEGKSVAAITVLTTIAAKQAGITDDGKAEAGGVTVSSTPLTETIVNAKNEGVGKAFGVNDIISIPKAIIDKNGKVTQDADNYGQVLAAVSGVGTIKDVVEKYDTIGEWDTATQNDGTFKDAVKQEFVNGAAKVVTNNDEINDIALNAVLTGNGSITAQVFITITSNKTGIAGNEVTFTFTFSNALANLSDFTVSDIGITGGTVASSFKTGATTTVYQLVVTPNANTEGNIIISVDAKLSKYTSAINFTQAYDVKAPTTPENLVLATNDDTGLSDSDNITNKTTVTITGKAEAGSMVELFNGNTSLGEKITADSNGNFSKTVTLAANATTNITAKATDAIGNTSVASSALLVSVDTTDPTFTSGNTGASVVNQINPVYNAEVDDGDTSVKYTLRTADLLKFNINADSGIVTYKTAPSAITATLDNIVITATDIAGNSQTHNVAIAIVNNPLVIITSNKPNGTNGAFELTFTFTEKVNGFELSDIVFTGAGTNDANISKGTLTTASSGANQNKVFTLMVTPETALTDGDITVDVAANVATSATSNQANIVAAQLIQKFDETKPATPNAILTDSGSNTTDGITNDATISVPANTETNATVEYKINEGAWHQIYTKPTTGGTYTVKVRQTDRAGNVSDEQSIVFTLDTTIPIVNTTTITATNATGTAKTDVLGVGDKVIVTVTLSEIVVVTGTPTYTINVGGVNKAAIYSSSSSDTLVFSYTIVAGDNDSAGGITAGVNALLLAGSTLKDKAGHDAVLTTPAVTDNGSKAQWATGASASSQSNSANYGANEAIGAPDSSLNLDDNEAQVGNSWSENWDDRSKINTLTLTYDTAVFIQKIVVRETYKTGAIKTVEVFKDGNFETVYTKSGATETGGKMEGVVAGKVSDTEIILDNILSYKSEKIRISVGSDGVSESNLIDAVQLIGLMGLAVDTTAPILFSAIINDKTLVLTYDESLDATHVPILEDFALNVNGSVIENAFEGNIVINAKTITLTLTNAIAIGASSILLNYVDSTGNDTNTIRDTAGNRAARITGQSVENNIVADTTAPIFTSAAVDDTTLVLTYNEVLDAGNIPATSAFTLEVDGNTVVDAFTGVAVVDAMAKTVTLTLASAVINGATVRISYIDTTTGDDTSAIQDTAGNDAASISNKNVVNNTPFAVDLDPATGIQISSSVASSATKIAIGVAFDADIADATSAVIKSIKVILGGTGLNTTHDKLVLDNDIALNSDITKVTGKTIGTVTGLEYTYTKTSQTLLISKTTDTFTAIEVAKVVEAIKLKNIDADSQLGIRTATITYTDTAGNESNSAIASLEVAAPRGFILNGEMANDQSSYSLSNAGDVNGDGLDDLIIGTPNATPDGRINAGKSYVVFGKTTGAAIDLSAITSGTGGFVINGETGRTPGGFDDDSDHSGFSVSSAGDMNGDGLDDLIVVADNLYDFEKKPYVIFGTTSTTAINLSTIANSTKGFTIVSDSVNDSGQMVVSSTGDVNGDGLDDLIIGIQSADPDNRSRAGKSYVVFGKTTGTVVDLNIIASGTGGFVINGEVANDRSGSSVSNAGDVNGDGLDDLIIGANYASDYKGKTYVVFGTTDTTAIELSAIASGTGGFVINGKAEKGYSGTSVSSAGDVNGDGLDDLLVGAHITDSNGKSNAGNSYVVFGTTNTTAIDLSAIASGTGGFVIKGESVDDRSGFSVSGAGDVNGDGLDDLLVGAYYANNQKGKTYVVFGTADTTAIDLSAIVSGTGGFVIHGETAGDESGASVSGAGDVNGDGLDDLLISGTYADPNGKSGAGKSYVVFGKTDTEAIDLTKLSGNSKYAIDYLGNENANTLTGTNSNEIFVADADNDILIGNGGMDVFNAGSGDDTIIINASNIAALAQMGAGNRSRVDGGGNTDTLKLDGSDLTLDLTNISNRRIQDIEVIDITGSGNNTLKLNLNDLLDSSSATNILKVIGNSGDKVDITVDSTHFIKGAGITQDSIQYDVYAHSRADSDAHAALWVQQDVSII